The Theropithecus gelada isolate Dixy chromosome 3, Tgel_1.0, whole genome shotgun sequence genomic sequence GCCCCTCCCCAGGCCTCGACGTGCCTGAGGTCTGTCTCCCTTGCAGGCCAGCCCTTCCCACTGGCCCTACTGGGCTGGGCTCCCTCCAACATCACCTTCACACTCCTCTTTGGCCGCCGGTTCGACTACCGGGACCCCGTGTTTGTGTCCCTGCTGGGTCTCATCGATGAGGTCATGGTCCTCTTGGGGTCCCCTGGCCTGCAGGTGAGGGGCTGCCTCCCGTCCTCGGGGTGGGGTGGAGCCCGGGGTGCTGGGCGTGCAGGGGAAGGACAGGGGCCCCAGCACTGTCCCCTCTCAGCTCTTGGCCCTCCCACCTTGCAAAACGAATCAGACTCAAGGGCCTGAATCCAGACCTATCTGACGTTAGCTGGTCGTGTGGCCTCAAACCAGCCGCTGTGCACTCCAGGAAATGGGGGATCTTGATCTCCCTCGACGCCCTCATCAGTGACAGATGCACCTGCTCAAGGGCGGGGGCGGGAGGCAGGCATGGCTTCCCCAGGATTGCGGGGGACTCCATGCCCCCCCAGCCCTGACGGTCCAGGCACCTTCCAGCCGACACCCTTCACAGTGCCCCAAAACCACAAAAGTTGATCCCTCTGATGTTTGGAACGCATGTGCATTTCATTTTGCTTCAAAATGTAAAGTTTCCCTCTTTTGGGTCCTCACCGTATTCGATGTGTGTTTACCAAAGCCCGCATCTCAGGTGTGATACCCACGTCACGGCTGGACCCAGAGGCCACGGGTCCTGGTCCTCCTGGCTTCCCAGCGGCAGGGCTGTGACAGGAGTGAGGGCAGTGGCAGGTTCACAAGCGAGAGCGGGGGGCACAGCTTCCACCCATCCTAGCCAGGGTGAGACCACCCTGCCTACTGGTGCAGCCAGGAGGGCCCGGAGCccacctggaagatggaggttgcatgGCACTGCGTGGTCCGGGGCAGTGCCAGGGCAGCAGAGCGTTCCCTGGCTTTCCCTGCTGGCGCCAGCTCCTTGCCACGGAGGCGCCGTGTGGACCTCGCTACTGGTGATCACGGACACCCCAGGAAGGCGAGTGGCATGAGGTGTGGCGGGATGGCCGTGGGCAGTCATGGAGCACCCGCTGGTGCCAGGCTCACCCCTCAGATACAGCCTCGTGTCCGCGGCGGCCCCAACTCTCCGAGGTCTGAGGTCTGCTCTGCCTCCCATTCCATGACTCACAGGAGGTTCAAGGTTATTTCCATGGTGGCAGtcgcctccctcctccctctccaggaTGGAAGGAGGTCCTGCTGTGCAAACCTGCCTGGCTGTCCCCTTCCAGAGCATGGATGGGGGTTTTCTGGGAGTCCCTGGTCCTCCCTTGAGGGCGAAGGGTCCCTGTTCTGTGGCCGCCTCCAGCACATCCGCCCAGAGCCCCTGGGTGTGAACACAGCTGCTGGGGACGATCACTGCCTGCCAGGGTGCAGTCCTGGGGCTGCGTCCTCAtctctgctcctcctgcctcctacCCAGCTATTCAACGTCTACCCCTGGCTTGGGGCCCTGCTCCACCTGCACCGGCCCGTCCTGCGAAAGATCGAGGAGGTCCGCGCCATTCTGAGGACCCTCCTGGAGGCGCGGCGGCCCCACATGCGCCCGGGGGACCCTGTGTGCAGCTATGTGGATGCCCTGATCCAGCAGGAACAGGTGTGCCAGGACCCAGGTCCTCCTCGAAGGCCTGTAGGAGTCCTGAGGGCCACCCCAGGGGAGCAGGGCTTGGAAGGGGTCCATACCAGTCCTGCACCAAGCTCCCCACCTCCTGGCTGGCggcctctcagagcctcagtctcctcgTCTGTGAAACGGGGCATCCCTACTGCCTGCCTGGGGGATGGCTGAGCCCAGATCACTGGGGCATCCATAGTGGagcccagggctgggctgggtctgtggggtgggggacagacCCCAGATCATCCCACGGAGCCCTGCCCCACACCTCTGCAGGGGGATGACCCTGAGGGCCTGTTTGCTGAGGACAACGCAGTGGCCTGCACCCTGGACATGGTCATGGCCGGGACGGAGACGACCTCAGCCACACTGCAGTGGGCTGCGCTTCTGATGGGCCGGCACCCGGACGTGCAGGGTGAGACCCCGGCGCCGGGTGAGACGACACCTGCCCCCGGGGGACCCCCAGGGCCGAGGGATGGCACTCCTACCGACGCGGCCCACCCCTCGCCCCAGGCCGGGTGCAGGAGGAGCTGGACCGTGTGCTGGGCCGTGGGCGGCCTCCCCAGCCGGAGGACCAGCAGGTGCTGCCCTACACCAGCGCCGTGCTCCACGAAGTGCAGCGGTTCATCACGCTCCTGCCGCACGTGCCCCGCTGCACCACCACCGACATGCAGCTGGGCGGCTTCCTGCTCCCCAAGGTGGGGCCGGGCCTCCCTCGCCCCTTCCATCTCCTTCGGGGTAGGCCTCGGCAGGGGTGCAGGGGCACTGGGACGGCTGAGCCTCCAGTGGGTGCCTGATGGCCCAGGGCTCCCCAACTGGAGGCAATAAGGGGCGTCCAGCCaggagcaggagggaggcagCCCTCACCCCACAGCCCAGCACTTGGGGCTCTGGCCAGCAGACCTGGTGCCTCCCTGCATATCCTGGGGTCCCCTCCATGTGCCCTGTGGGCATCCCTGTCCATGTGTCCTGGGGGGTCCCCTCCATGTGTCCTGTGGGCATCCCTGTCCATGTGTCCTGGGGGGTCCCCTCCGTGTGTCCTGGGGCATCCCTGTCTATGTGTCCTGGGGGTTCCCCTCCGTGTGTCCTGGGGCATCCCTGTCTATGTGTCCTGGGGGTTCCCCTCCGTGTGTCCTGGGGTGTCCCTCTCNCATCCCTGTCTATGTGTCCTGGGGGTTCCCCTCCGTGTGTCCTGGGGTGTCCCTCTCCGTGCATCCTGGGTGTCCTCTCTATCCTCGGGGCCCCTGGCTGTGTGCCCTGGGGTCACGTGGCCTCCCTGGGTTCGGGTGCCTCACCTGCAAAGTGGGCTAACACCAGATGTGGTGGGTGTGGCAGGAGCTACATCCTGGAATGAAACTTCCCGATCTGGGCCCCATCCCACCTTCCCCGGGGCCCCTCTCTCTGTGCCCTGGCTGCCCACGCAGGGCACGCCCGTGATTCCTCTGCTGACCTCGGTGCTGCTGGATGAGACACAGTGGCAGACCCCAGACCAGTTCAACCCGGGCCATTTCCTGGACGCGGACGGGCACTTCGTGAAGCAGGAggccttcctgcctttctctgcAGGTCAGCAGCCCTtgtggctggggtggggcagcACCACCAGGGTGGCAGGGGTGGGACGTCCCCAGCTCCGCCTGCCGCCTCCACTCCCACCTCCTGATCTCAGGTTCTGAAGGTGGCTGTGGCTGCTCCTCCGCTTCCCTAGGGaggtccccacccctcccctccaggAGCAGACCTGGCACAGCCCACTCTGTGCCTCGACTTCCCCTGCAGGCCGCCGTGTCTGTGTCGGGGAGCGCCTGGCCAGGACCGAGCTTTTCCTGCTGTTTGCTGGCCTCCTGCAGAAGTACCACCTGCTGCCCCCACCTGGTGTCAGCCCGGCCTCCCTGGACACCACGCCTGCCCGGGCTTTCACCATGCGGCCGCGGGCCCAGACCCTGTGTGCGGTGCCCAGGCCCTAAGGGCTCCCCCAGTCCCTGGGTCCTCCTGCCCactcccctcccagcccccagctcgGACTGCTCTGGGAGAGCCCTGAGAACTCCCACCCCTACAGGGTCAGCAGCTGCTTCCGGTTACACCCAGGTCTGCCCCTGCCCGACCCTGTGGGACCCCCACCCCTCTGGTGCCATCTGCAGCTCAGTCCCTGCCAGCCCCCAGGAGCGCCTCCAGGGCCCTGCCCACTCTTCCACCCCTGAAGCTGCACTCCCACCCACCGAGCTCCCCCGAGGGCCCACCCAGCTGGGGCTGCCGAGAGACGGCAGGTGGCTGCATCCAGCCAGAGACAGGCGCAGACAGGTGTCCTCAGCGTGTGAGCCCTGCACCCACCAGGCCCTGGGACTCCTGCAGACCCTGCTCCGTTCCTGCTCCTGGAACAGTTCCTGTGGCTATACCTGGAGGCAGTCGGCCTGCAGTGCCAGACTGTGAGCCAAGCCACTGGGGCTGCCCTTGGTCCTCCATGTGCATGACAGGTGCAGGGAGGCGAGGCCCACGTTCTCCTTTGGAGACAGGAACTGGAGCCGGAGGCTCCCAAGTCTGCCCCATTTTCTGGGGACCTGAGCAGACCTATTCCACTCCGGGCTGTTTTCCGCTCTGTGAAGTGGGTGATGGTGACTGCGGGACCCGTGGCGTGTGTGCTGGTGGTGGCGTGGCCGGCGTGTGATGGGACACCTGGTGTCTGAGATGGCCCTGGCCCCCGTCCCAGCGCAGAGCATGCATGTGAGCAGCAGGTGGCCCCTCACAAGAAAAGAGGATAAGCCGTGGCGCGTTCCCACCTGCACCCCGTGGAGCGGCGCCCCAAGGCCAGGACCCGGCAGCCGGGACACACGGGTGGGCGCACGGCAGGCCTCACACTCCCGGGTGGGGCTGCAGGGTCCCTAAGTCACAGGCGGGGCTGCTGCTGTGGAGGCTGCTGGACCTGCTGGACCCACTGCAAGGACCAGAAGGGGCGGAGGGAGGGGGGCTTGGCTGCGTCCGCTCACGTATTTCTGGAGAAGAGCAGGGACCAAGTGCTGGCTTCACTATTCTCCTCTCAGACATTTGAAATATGACACTGAAAACTTGAAGGGCAGAGAGAACGGGGTCCCGGCGCCAGGTGGGGCCACGCGACACCGCGTCCAGTGTGACTGGTGAGCCCCTCTGGAGCTCTGGAGGGTGCGGAACATtccagggcaggggctgtggaGAGTCCCTCCCAGCTGTCGTCAGGGCCTCCTGGGTGGGGTGGAGGACTTAGGGCCGGCACTCCCGGTCCCGCAGGGGACCCTCCTGCCCCTGACTTAGTCGGCCTCCTGGGTGGGGTGGAGGACTCAGGCCCCGCCCTCCTGGTCCCACAGGGGACCCTCATGCCCCTGCCTTACATTGGCCTGGGGTATTCATCTCCGCGGGCCCAGGGGAGTCCCCGGCCCACGTGGGGAGGAAACGTTGACCCTTTCCCGACCCGCTTCATGGAGGCCCAGCCGACGTGAGTGATGCCAAGTGCAGGGGGATGAGTGACGGCTGAGCTTCCCCTCAAAGCACTAAGACAAATGTAACCCCAACCCTGACTCCATCCCTGACCCCGCCTGCCCGACTCACGCGACCTCTCACCCCATCTCACCCGGGAAGAAACAACTCAGCGACATCACAGGGCTCCTCCACGGGGTGCAGCCAGGGCCCCCCAAGCTAGGCGGTCCAAACGCCTCATTCTCGATTGTAAACAAGCCTAGCTTAGTGAAAACAGTGTGAGCAGATGTCAAATCTCCTTCAACTCGTGCCCAGGGGCATGGGCAGGGGTgtggggcaggggggagggaagggaggggccaCGTGAGACCCGAACCCAGAGGTGCCACCTTCTCGACCGGGCAGACCTGGGTGCCCCCGTTTCTCATAGCTGCACTCAGGCTGCTGGCGGGGTGCGCAGGCACATCCTGGAGGCTTGCTGGGAAACGCCGGGCCTTGGCATGGATGTCTACGCTTCATTTCCAAGTGTTTTTttgttggcatttttaaaaattgtgataaaacacACGTACAGAAAATTCACCATCAGCCAtgtttaagtgcacagttcagggGCACAGCCACATTCGCTGCACTGCGCAGCCACCACCGTCACCTCCAGAGTCTCCTCATCTTCCCAGGCTGAAGCTCCACTCTCGTCTCGGGAGACGACAGACTCGGGACAGCTGCTCCGAGTCCCGCCCCAGCCCTTCTCCTTCCTGGGTCTGTGGGTGTGAGGGCTCTGGGGACCTCGGGTGAGTGGGGAGGGAGTTGGTGCTGCTTTATCCACGCACCTGCAGACGGGTCCTTTTCAAGGGTCCTGGAGAACTCAGGCGGGGGCAGCCCGTGAGCCCAGCTTCCTTGCGCGTGGATTTCGGGAGATGCCTCTGCGGACATCACGGTGCCCAGATATCACGGGAGAGGCAGACACCCTGAACCCCATGGCTCACGATGGGGCTGAGCTGCTCCCCGGACGTCTGTCCTCAGCAGCAGGGGGGACGCCGACCCCGGCTCCTGCACCCCCCACCTCTCGGTCTCCAGGGGAGGACCCTCCTGGGGTGGGCAGGCGGCTCTCGGCCCCAGATCTGCTTCTGGGTCTGAGGCTGGCCCTCAGCCCGGCCGCACGGGCCTCCCATTACCCTCCTAAGTCAAGGTAAAACAAAACCACAGTCCCCGAGTCATCTGCAAACCTCCCACAGCAAGCTCGGAGGAGGAGGCCATCTGAGGGCCGGGGGGGCCGGGCTTAGGAGGAGGCCAAGCTTTACCCATGGAGACGCCGTTAAACAGAACCCAAGTGACCCAAGGGAGCTGCCACGCCACCGCTCACCCACACCCGCAGGGCACACACATGCAGGGGCTGGGGGCGGCGTCCAGTGTGGTGGGGGTCCTGAAGCTCCTCCCTCGGAGTGGGCAGCCCCCATCAGGAAACCTCTGGCCAGGAACACAGAGGCTGGAAGCTCGCCTCACTCTGGGACCTGGGCTCTCCCCGTGATGGCTGGGGCTCCCTCAGGGCGGGGTTCTTCTTCCCCCCTTGGATGGTGAGGGGGAAGGAGGCAGGATGATGGCAGGGCTGGGTGGGCTCACCGGGCTTCAGAGGGCAGCGGGACTTGGACAGCTCAGCCCAGCGCCCAGCTCTCTCCAGGCAGGTCTCACGAATGCCCTGAGGCAGGCCCATCACTGGCCAAATTCCACCTCCTCCTGCCTGCACCCAGTCCCTTGTGAAATCTAAGCAAAGTCCTGGGGTGTCTGAGGTCAGAGTACATCGTGTAGCTGCCGCTGCCTAACAAGCGGGTAGGTGGCCCGTGGCTCTGGACTGCTGGGCCACGGATGATGGGGTGAGGCTTGGAAGAGTCTGAAGGATCTTAACTTTGATGGTTATTCAGGGTTTGAGGCTGCGCTCAGATTTATCATCTGTGAAACCCGTGCAGCCAGCAGGGGTACCGGCAGTTCTGAGGTCCCGGTGGGCAGGCCGGGTTGGCCTGACCCAGGCAGGGCAGGGGGACGGCAGCTGGAGTGCGCGGTGGAAAGACTGATCCCTGGGAGCCACTGGAGGGCGCGTGGCGCACGGCACCCGACCAGCGCGTGACTGTGACCGGAGCAGGAGCTGAGGAGCTGGACGGACGGCAGGTGGCGCCACCTGATCTGTGCAGGGACAGGCAGGGAGAGAGCCCAGCTGGAGGTGGCCGGGGCTCCAGGGAGGAGTGGGGAGCGGACAGCGCCAGCCCGGGCTGGAAGGTCAGCTTGAGGCTCTGGGATGTGAACACTGGGCACCCAGTCATCCAGAAATaaatgccaggcacggtggctcacgctggaaGGAATCCCAGCAcggtgggaggccgaggcgggaggatcgcttgagcccaggagtttgagaccagcctgggcaacacagtgagcccCCActtctacaagaaatacaaaaagtagccgggtgcagtggtagcaactgtggccccagctactcgggaagctgagggaggggaatcgcttgagcctgggaggtggaggtggcagcgagcagagctcatgccactgcattccagcctatacgacagagtgggaccctgacTCTAAAACGATGCCACTGTCTTGGGGGATTGGAGGGAGGAAAGTGCTCTGAGGGTGATTCAGTGGCCGAACCTGTCATTCTTGGTGGAGGTGAGCAGGCAGCACCCGGTGTGAGCTGTTTGTCAGACGTCAATCCTGTAACAAACTGCTCAGAGGCTGCTTCCTCAGAGGCTGGGTGGGCTGGGACAGGGGATGGTTTCCTCAGGTCTCAGTGCTGCTCTGACAAGTGTTCACACCCCCAATGTCAGGGAGGCCCCTTTGCCCCAGAAAGCCCGTCTACATAGATGTGCTCACCCCCACGGGAAATGTGATTCTGACTTCCAGTGTtccttttgattaaaaaattttttatttttgagatggagcctcactctatcgcccaggctggagtgcagtggtgcaatctctgctcactgcaagctccacctcccaggttcaagcgattctcctgcctcagcctcccgagtagctgggattacaggcgcccaccaccatgcctggctaatttttgtattttcagtagggatggggtttcaccatgttggccaggctgatctcgaactcctgacctcgtgatccgcccactgtggcctcccaaagtgttgggattacaggcgtgagccaccacacccagccctaaaaaaaaatttattttagatgtcgggtcttgctctgtggcgtAATcaatgctcactgcagcctcaacctcccgggctcaagccatcctcccacctcagcctccctagtagctgtgactacagacacatgccaccacccccggattttaaattttttgtaggagggcggtttagccatgttgcccaggctggtctcaaactcctgagctcaagccatcctcccgcgtccacctcccaaagtgctgagattacaggcgtgagccgccgcagcCGGCATGAGTTATCAGTGTGTGGTTTGGTGGTTCTGACACCTGCACACGCCCACGTACTCACTGCAGGGACATTCCTCCCTGAGCTCCGCCCAGATGCTTTGTCACAGCCCATCACCTACGGCCTTGGACATATGCGAAGGAACAGCACGCATACCCGCACTGAAGTCTGGCCCCTCACTTGGCACAAATCTCAATCCACCACCTGGCTTGCTTCGGGTCAGCAGCTGCCCTCTGCACCGTGAGGAGCACTTGCCCAGGGACACATGTAAGGGACGGATGTGAGGGTCGTCTCCAGGCTAAGGTGGGGCTTCCTTAGCCGGAGGCTTCCTGGCTCAGGAGTCCCGCACAAGCGCCAGCCGAGACAGGGACTCACAGCCCGTTCTCCGGCACACACAGCCCCAGCACAGGTGGCCCCGTGTGGTTGGCCTTGGGGTTGCATGGGTGGGTGCCCTCACTGACCTGCATGGGGTAGGGAGACCCCAGGGCATTGCATGGTTCTCTGAGCTGCGTCCCAGGTGACATCTCCGCACCACCCTTTGGCACCTTTTGCCAGGGAGCCCTGAGGAGCTTGGCACCGTATGACCCACAGAGGTGGGGACCCTTGACAAGACAGCACTCCCCAGCCAGTGTCAGAGGAGCATCTGTGCTGACGAAGGGAGGCCCAGGTCTTCAAGAACTCTTCCCTTTAACTGTCAGTGAGGACTCAGCAGTACCCACCACATTTCCCTTTCTGATTTGGCTGCTGGGAAGCTCAGAGCCATGGTTCTGGATCTATCAGCCCTTCTTTGCACTCTGCGGGTCTGCCTCTACTGTCTGTTGGTATTTAAGGTGCCTCCCAGCATAGGGGCCGCTGAGCACCCTGACTGCTGGGCTGGCCACGGACCCTTCCGAGCAGCTTCTCTGCAGAGCTGTGCTGCCAGGACCCGGATCGCAGGTACCGCCTCGCCGATCTGAAGGTTCGTGCTGTGCAACGTGCCTTCCTGTTTTTGAGTTCACCTGACCGGCACCAGGAGGGGCTGAACTCCTCGCCTGCTGCTGGCAAGGCCCATCCTGGGCCCATGCGGTGCACACAGCAAGGCCTGTGTTGTGGGTGGTCAGAATTTTGGCCCCAACGGTGGGTGAGACGGGACTGGCTGCTGGTCACAGAAGAGCAAACAGCCTCATCGCCTTCCCACAGCTCGGTGGGTACAGAGACCTGGGGACTCGGTCCTTAGGGTCTCCTCCAGCCCCGAGTCTTGATGCCCACATAGAGATGGCCTGAGTAGTCAGCCAGACCTGCCCAGACCCCCCCGATGTATGGACCCAGCTCCTCAGCTTGGACCACATTTTAGCCCAGCCCTGGGTGTCTTAAGGGAGCTAAGATGGAAGTCACAGTAGACGTCTGTGGGTCACAGTGAGGTCAGTCACCGCTCTGAGGTACAGGCCCCGAGAAGCCTAAAGCCCTCCCCAGGATGACAGCCTGGAGCCTGTGCCTCACGGCTCTCACGGTGGTGAGGCCGTGCTCCCACCTCCCGGCTTGCATGCAGCTCTGTGGGTCAGGGGCAACCAAGCCAGGCAGCCTGACCTCAGCCTCAGCAGCTCTGTTGGGGGGCAGGGCACTCAAGGGGGCACTCAGGGCCTGAGCCAGCGTCCCAAGGCTGCCAGGTGGTGGTTGCAGCTACTTTTCTGCTCCACCATCAGTTGGGGGAGCACTGAGATGGCAGCACAAACCCCCAACCTGAGCCAGGCAGCAGGGAGCTCTGGGGCAGCAGCACCTGGGCGTCTGCTCTGTGGACGTCCAGGCCGGAGCCGCTGGACTCAGCCCTCCCCGGGGCCCATCCTGGAACAGACTTGGCCTTGCAGGGGTGCATGAGACCTCCTCACCATGGCCAGAAACAGACTTGGCCTCGCAGGGGTGCATGGACCTCCTCGCCATGGCCACCCGGCCCTCCACGGCAGCTGCCCAGAGTTCTGTGGTCACCATGGCCCTCTCAATGCCCCGCTGCACCTCACATCACTTGGGGACCACAGGCTGCTAGGAACAGGAA encodes the following:
- the LOC112620591 gene encoding cytochrome P450 2W1 — protein: MALLLLLLLGLLGLWGLLRAYARDTSPAHRWPPGPRPLPLIGNLHLLRLSQQDRSLMELSERYGPVFTVHLGCQKTVVLTGFKVVKEALAGPGQELADRPPIAIFQLIQRGGGIFFSSGARWRAARQFTVRALHSLGVGREPVADKILQELKCLSGQLDGYRGQPFPLALLGWAPSNITFTLLFGRRFDYRDPVFVSLLGLIDEVMVLLGSPGLQLFNVYPWLGALLHLHRPVLRKIEEVRAILRTLLEARRPHMRPGDPVCSYVDALIQQEQGDDPEGLFAEDNAVACTLDMVMAGTETTSATLQWAALLMGRHPDVQGRVQEELDRVLGRGRPPQPEDQQVLPYTSAVLHEVQRFITLLPHVPRCTTTDMQLGGFLLPKGTPVIPLLTSVLLDETQWQTPDQFNPGHFLDADGHFVKQEAFLPFSAGRRVCVGERLARTELFLLFAGLLQKYHLLPPPGVSPASLDTTPARAFTMRPRAQTLCAVPRP